Genomic DNA from Babylonia areolata isolate BAREFJ2019XMU chromosome 9, ASM4173473v1, whole genome shotgun sequence:
atcaatcacatcacatcctcaacatccatgtgactctccatccactaacacatttaacataaccctcttgttatcagtctgaatcaatcacatcacatcctcaacatccatgtgactctccatccactaacacatttaacataaccctcttgttatcaatctgaatcaatcacatcacatcCTCAACATCCATGTAACTCTCCATCCACTAACACATTTAACATAACCCTCTTGTTATCAGTCTGAATCAATCGCAGCCACATCCTCAACATCCATGTGACTCTCCATCCACTAACACATTTAACATAACCCTCTTGTTATCAATCTGAATCAATCACAGCCACGTCCTCAACATCCACGTAACTCTCCATCCACTAACACATTTAACATAACCCTCTTGTTATCAGTCTGAATCAATCGCAGCCACGTCCTCAACATCCCAATGGAAGACAAGTAATCAAAAACCCACAGGCATTCAAGCAGCTTTGAAAGAGAGAGCCTTGTGCAACAAgttcaaacaaaaataacaaagtcACCGACTTTTAAAccaagaaaaatgaggtcattCCACAATCAACTTCAGAAAGGCAATGGTAACAAAgtcaaacaccatttttcttcacaaaatccaAGGTACCACCAAAAGGTATGTAAATCACAGGTAAGTCAGCTTCTGGAAAGAAACTATGTTGCAGAGAGATGGATGACTCTCTCATTCAAAGGATTGACTATAGTCACTGTGGCCACACTGTAAAGCAACACAAACCGACACATGCAGCATGACATGTTTAAACCCCTCAGAAGcctgcatatgtttgtgtgcttaCAAAACTCAAGTCAAAAACCGTCACCCCCGAACATGGCCAAAATGAGTCAGctgacagcagcagtgcagggtgtccTATGGTGGGGAGCCTCATGGCAACCTGGCATCACTAGCTCCCTAACACTGTGAGACAACAAGCTTTCATGTGGCTGTGTGGAGTGGAGAATTTCAGATGATGAGCAGCATGGAAGTTATGCCACTGGAAGAGAGACAGCAAATTTTACAATCAAATttagaatatataaaaaaatcaaataaataccaAAATGTCTATGGGATTCTTTGACAGTCATCTTGGTGTCTGGCTTCCTGTCACAGCTATGGCTCAAATGGGATGGCTGAATCCACAATCCACTGTCGTCCACCTCATATAGTAATATTATATATTATTGATAATActccactcactcatttcatttgcctgaagaagagcctgtggctcaaTTTGCCACCTCTTTTATCCTATGTAAGTCCACTTTTACCAAGATTcctttagtctacctcttactattaataatatatatatatatatatatatgcatgtgtgtgtgtatgtgtgtgtatttctaactCTTAAACATCTGATGTTAAAGGtgccatcactcactcactcactcattccctcgaccgctggggttgttggggggacacgaggaagatgtcatagctcgccacgccgttctgttggcagctgtcgtgaggagatctggcatcgtcattttggtccattccttgacattgtcggaccagctctttctctgccgcccccgtctgcgccctccctctacagtcccttgcaggatggttttggagagggtgttatatcgtatgacgtgaccaaaccatgccatcttccgtcgtttgacagttgccagcagtggttcttggggcccaacaaggttgctgaccaggttccgcacatagtcattggtcttgtgctccttgtaggagatgtgtagtagtctcctcaagcacttggtttcgaatgcttggattcttctttctgtttctgccatcagtgtccatgtctcacatccatataagaggatggagaccaccaatgacttgtagagcaggaattttgtgtggaatctgatgttgctcttccataccctgttcagtctggccatcactgccattgcagaattaatcctatttcggatttctgctgtgcaggtgctgtctttggacagggttgctcccaggtacttgaagctggtcacttcttccaagggctcaccattgaTGGTTATGtaggcactgatgttagttgtgctgttgaccatgacctttgacttctgtgtgctgacctccatgccgtaagcacttgctcttgtagtgagtctgttagatcctggagctcggtgttagtgccccccatgaggtcgatgtcgtctgcgaatcgaagattgcagactggcctgccaCCAATGGTGATGGAAGTGTGGTGCCATAGCATTTTACAACTACAGCCATCtgtgcagtgaatttatatccaatGTGTCTAGAGAAGCTgatacaggaaggtggggcccaatccgctgttttaaccttccctgaccacATTGacatgagtggagtgaggaaagctgAGTCGagtccctttcccaaggacacaacaccatgctgaaacggggcctccaaccctggtcactggtcaacactggatcacaagtccaacatctAGCTGATTCTGCCACAGCGCACCCACTGGCATCAATGAGACAAGATGAGATAAAAATCAAGATAAGATAAAGATGAGATCAGATTAAAGTTTGCTGTCCGTAAGAAAGACGACTACCTATCTTTTGCTACTGATGCAGAGACAAAGAATGGTGCCTCATCAATATATTCATGTAGCCTTAAATCATTGTTCTGGCTAGAACTCCACATAGCATTATCATCGTTACCACTCACAGTGATTAAGCAGCAATGCTGGGTGGCTGGAACTCCACATAGCATTATCATCGTTACCATAGCATTATCATCGTTACCACTCACAGTGATTAAGCAGCAATGCTGGGTGGCTGGAACTCCACATAGCATTATCATCGTTACCACTCACAGTGATTAAGCAGCAATGCTGGGTGGCTGGAACTCCACAtagcattatcatcgttatcactcACAGTGATTAAGCAGCAAGGAGCAATGCTGGGTCTCATGATGCAAGCAGCCTTCTCATGACCAAGTGAGTAATGCTAACAGCTCCCTGTGCACTGCTAGAACTGTAATAACCAGATGTGTTGTAGATCTATATATGGATCAAACTGCCTTCTCAGTCCGTCATGAGGATTCACCACTTCAGTTTAAGAGTtactcaaaacacacctcttctgtTCCatcttatttattgatttacttcttgaacttctgctggctgtgggcttgtgtttctgtgagtgtatCTGTGAGGATGGCTGGATACCATGGCGACTGGATCCCCCACACAGGATGGCTGGATACCATGGCGACTGGATCCCCCACACAGGATGGCTGGATACCATGGCGACTGGATCAGCCACACAGGATGGCTGGATACCATGGCGACTGGATCAGCCACACAGTCCCTGTTCTCACCATGGCTGTGTCGGCACCAAGGTCACAGTCTGAATGCTTCATCATGTCTGACCAAATCTCAATGTTGTACAGTCAATCCATCGTGAAAAGTAAACTGTCCCATGCAAAACAATACTTGATTCTGAGTTTGTCCAGGACAGCTTGATTTGTTCCAGAATGCTTGAAATGATTGTATTGGTAATACATGAAATCTTTTGGcagctatttttcttcttcttctttcaaatagcaagtttgtgtgtgtgtgtgtgtgtttgtttgttttttacaacaCACAAATGATCATTTTAATTTAAATCAAAAGGATATTTTTAAAAATCTTGGGAAACAATACACTCTAGTCTAACAATGCTGATGCAATCTTttaaaaataagagaaaaacaaaaaaacaggataactgattcaattttaaaaagaataagaaaaccaacaacccagGATACTCTGATAAGCTGGCTAGAGTCCACAAACACAAAGCACAGGGCAAGCCGCTACACATAGGTATGAACGTCTGTCAGAGCAGTCTCACACATCTCACAGGCCGACCGACCCGGCTGGTTCTCAAACGTACATGCCGGACACATGCGCTTGCTCTCCCCGGCGGCGGGGAACTTGAGACCCGGGGCATTCCTGCTCTTGCTGCAGGTGGAGCAGATGGTGTGGGCAGCCCAGTTCTCCATGGTGCAGGCGGGGCAGCGCCACTTCAGCATCCCCAGGTCCATGCTCTGTGAGGACTGACGGCTGATGCCGTTCCTCTGACCCGATGACGATGGGGTCACCAGAGAGCTGCCCCGCACCGTCCCCCCTGGCTTCACCACCATCTTCTCCCGCAGGATCACTTCTGACGATGACCCTGCCCCACTGCGACCCGTGCTGACGATTGACTTGGCCAGCGGACCTTTCTCCGGTCTGGCGGCGGGGGTGGGCACGGCCACTGAGCCCTGGGGGGTGGGCACAGCCGCTGAGCCCTGAGCCTGCCGTGACAACAACACCTGACTGTCTGTGGCCTTGCCTGACGCTGCCACCTGGGCGAACGTGGGCGTCTTCTGTGGACCTGGCTCACACACCGTGTTGCTGTACAGTGGACAGGGGCCAGGGCTGGCATCCGGAGGGAAGTAGACAGGGTGCGGTGGTGGCTGAGAATCCCCGTAGGGGTGGGAGCTGCTGTCCTGTGGGGTGTTGCTGGGGCTGTCCCGTGGGGCCCCCCCTGccacagaggggaggggagggggagggtagtgcTGACCCGCCTCCACTGCCAATGACGTGTTCAACATAGCCAGCACCGCTGTGGCCGGCTGACCAGGAGCAACCCTGAAATGAGATCACAGCAGTAAACACTGTAATGTAAAACAATTGTAATaatgatcagcagcagcagtaatagtaatagtatatTACAAAGCACTTTCAAACTTCTCAGAGTGTTTTACAATAATGTATCAGTCAGAcataaagcacacaagaacatacactcagacacacacacacatgcatgcagacacacatacacacacacacacacacacacacagtcatcagttGTTTTTACTGTGGCTGTTTTCTACACAACTCCCCTTGTCCATCTCTCACCCATTCTCCACACCCACTATCTGGTGCTGAAAACAATGAATGCATACAATGATACAGGTTTCAATGACAATAAACCACTTTAGTTTAACTAGTGAGAAGATGAACAGTCTTCAGCGGTAATGATGTGGACTGGGATGCTTTTTTCCTTCCACTTAACTAGTGAGAAGATGAACAGTCTTCAGCGGTAATGATGTGGACTGGGATGCTTTTTTCCTTCCACTTAACTAGTGAGAAGATGAACAGTCTTCAGTGGTAATGATGTGGACTGGGATGCTTTTTTCCTTCCACTTAACTAGTGAGAAGATGAACAGTCTTCAGTGGTAATGATGTGGACTGGGATGCTTTTTTCCTTCCACTTAACTAGTGAGAAGATGAACAGTCTTCAGCGGTAATGATGTGGACTGGGatgcttttttccttccttcgttaTCTTATCATTATCACAGTATATTATGTAGGCTGTCACAGGatttaatgaaaaaagaaatttttCTTTAAACTGCAAAAATTGTTTTCTtgcagctaacacacacacacacatacacacacacacacacacacacacacaccactcactaataccaccacacacacacctccacctctgAATGccaatagagacacacacacaccgcccaccaataccaccacacacacacctccaccccctaatgccaacagacacacacacacaccgcccaccaataccaccacacacacacctccaccccctaatgccaacagacacacacacacacacacacacacacacacacaccgcccatcaataccaccacacacacacctccaccccctaatgccaacagagacaaacacactcacacacacacacacacacacactgcccaccaatagctccacacacacacctccaccacctaatgccaatacacacacacacacacacacacacacacacacacacacacaccgcccaccaataccaccacaaacacacctccaccacctaatgccaacacacacacacacacacacacacacacacacacacacaccgcccaccaatacccccacacacacacctccaccccctaatgccaatacacacacacacacacacacacacacacacacacacacacaccgcccaccaataccgccacacacacacctccaccccctaatgccaatacacacacacacacacacacacacacacactccacccaccaatactgcaacacacacacctccaccccctaatgccaatacacacacacacacacacacacacaaacacacacacacaccacacaccaataccgccacacacacacctccaccccctaatgccaatacacacacacacacacacacacacacaaacacacacacacaccgcccaccaataccaccacacacacacctccaccccccaatgccaaaagacacacacacacacacacacacacacacacacacacacacacacacacatacaccgcccaccaataccaccacacacacaactccaccccccaatgccaatacacacacacacacacacacacacacacacacaccgcccaccaataccgcctcacacacacctccatcccccaatgccaaaagacacacacacacacacacacacacacacacacacacacactgcccaccaataccaccacacacacacctccaccccctaatgccaacacacacacacacacacacacacacacacacacacaaacaccgcccaccaataccaccacacacacaactccaaccCCTAATGCcaacagacatatgcacacacacacacacacaccaccaccaccaatactgcCACAAACACAACTCCAACCCCAAATGTCaatggacacactcacacacacacacacacaaacacactgcccaCCAATACTGCAACACAAACACCTCCACCTCCTAAtgccaaaagacacacacacacacacatacacaaactcaccaccaccaccaccaccaccaccaccattaccaccacacacacacaactccaaccCCAAatgccaacagacacacacacacacacacacacacacacacaccatctccaccaccaccaataccgcCATACACGCAACTCCAACCCCAAatgccaacagacacacacacacaccatctccaccaccaccaataacgccacacacacaactccaaccCCAAATGCCaatagatacgcacacacacacatccaccaataccaccccctgcaccctccccccctctatccacaaatacccatacacacaaacacaccaatacccacaccctccaacacacatacacacaaaacactcaacccccccgccccccccacctcccccaattcCCACCTGGTGACATCCGATGACTGCTGACTAGAAGTAGGCCGGTGCACCATGCTGGATGAGGAACgtgcccccatcaccccccctgcccccgccttcCCATCCCACTGCACCGGTCGCCACTCCCCGAAAGACACTGCCGCCCCCTCTCTTGTCCTACTACCTGCAGGCCGCCGCATAACCACCTCCGGCTCCACCACAGAACCGCCCCCAACCTGTCCCCCCACCGCCTGGCTGGGCACGGCTTGAGGAAACAGGGGGCTGGGAGCGGACTCCACATCATCATCCATGAAGGGGAAATCAACaggagggggtctgtgggtgtgtggggggaacaGCTGTGCGGAATgtctgggggaggaggaggacgcggGGGGTGGCTGTGGGAGAGGAACGTTCATGGCCGGAGAGTCCACCTGATCCCCACCACCGCTGTTCACCGGCTGAGCAGGGAACCCGTAGCTGTAGTAcccagggggggcaggggaggggaggtgaggccCACTACTACCCAGGTGCcctgaggtggaggagggtgccGGGAAGGGAGAGATCACCCCGTAGGCTGACGACCGGTTGCTCATCACCGACACTGATCCTGGAACAAAACATTTTTTCTCCTAAAATAACTTTTCATGGCCCAGTGGTTGCGCAtgattttttccccaaaaaataaCATTTCATGGTCTTGTGGTTACATGTAAATTTTTCCCCTGTACTAACCTTTcttggcctagaagtaacgcattAATTTTTTTCTATAAAATAACATTTCACAGCCAAGTGGTAACACATGAATTTTTTCTCAAAAATAATATTtcatggcctagtggtaatgcgtctgctcaggaagcaagagaatcggagcacatgggatcaaatcccacaaGAGAATCAGAGAACATGGGATCAAATCCCACCAGAGAATCGGAGCAcatgggatcaaatcccacaaGAGAATCAGAGAACATGGGATCAAATCCCACCAGAGAATCGGAGCAcatgggatcaaatcccacaatAGAATCGGAGCAcatgggatcaaatcccacaatAGAATCGGAGAAcatgggatcaaatcccacaatAGAATCGGAGCACATGGGATCGGATCAAATCCCACAATAGAATCGGAGCAcatgggatcaaatcccacaatAGAATCAGAGAAcatgggatcaaatcccacaaGAGAATCGGAGCAcatgggatcaaatcccacaatAGAATCAGAGAAcatgggatcaaatcccacaatAGAATCAGAGAAcatgggatcaaatcccacaaGAGAATCGGAGCACATGGGATCAAATCCCACCAGAGAATCGGAGAAcatgggatcaaatcccacaatcagcagtattctctccccctccactagaccttgagtggtggtctggacaccagtcatttGGATCATGGAAGAGGAACTGAAAtcccatgtaaaacatgcacacagtgaacataaaagaacccacagcaacgaaagggttgatAGTATCTCTTTCACAAAACACTCTGGCTCTACATCATTTCACATCATAAACAATTCTGGTAATAAGGAATCAAGATCTGCATGTGATagaaactactactactggcaCTGTAGAATGGACCTTTTTTACAAGCtatctgttttcttctgtgtgactctctctccctca
This window encodes:
- the LOC143285555 gene encoding uncharacterized protein LOC143285555; translated protein: MDYLEQAQTLYRKRHVHAAALSDSDRDNLAMAITRLVRSSLTQQGGMSCFRYLPFISVIQKTVASGRFQGRQAAAAFLELEKYMLLLLGQPWKREFWLLKTYGGYFRTKVKSHLEEPEEILQLVGYMTGEEVSSSSTYLILQQAPDTEVVLHVAFDCQVAAEECRYIGDYHDQMRCMNLSLMDVMSVLLSGTSVDPVHVPLPASTTPALQGGNNSNNMGGHPDGALVKHQGASHRDMTATQALGLPPGMGREGVTGGMNLGHPMAGVPAAAPHALSHQPLNHVGPGFTHLPQPLTHTYQNMAEHLPVAGGLKVEAPPQLPPSAVVGDAGFRQVPGSRSSYASSAQSSGYVSGSVSVMSNRSSAYGVISPFPAPSSTSGHLGSSGPHLPSPAPPGYYSYGFPAQPVNSGGGDQVDSPAMNVPLPQPPPASSSSPRHSAQLFPPHTHRPPPVDFPFMDDDVESAPSPLFPQAVPSQAVGGQVGGGSVVEPEVVMRRPAGSRTREGAAVSFGEWRPVQWDGKAGAGGVMGARSSSSMVHRPTSSQQSSDVTRVAPGQPATAVLAMLNTSLAVEAGQHYPPPPLPSVAGGAPRDSPSNTPQDSSSHPYGDSQPPPHPVYFPPDASPGPCPLYSNTVCEPGPQKTPTFAQVAASGKATDSQVLLSRQAQGSAAVPTPQGSVAVPTPAARPEKGPLAKSIVSTGRSGAGSSSEVILREKMVVKPGGTVRGSSLVTPSSSGQRNGISRQSSQSMDLGMLKWRCPACTMENWAAHTICSTCSKSRNAPGLKFPAAGESKRMCPACTFENQPGRSACEMCETALTDVHTYV